From Flavipsychrobacter sp., a single genomic window includes:
- a CDS encoding T9SS type A sorting domain-containing protein → MKQILSTIVLLICCVADIAAQQIDFQKTYSSTGPSNQGSSIIEQANGDFIICGVRSVPTSSSQYIGSIFLFRIKSNGDTIWTKEIGTFNDRELGFGMTQLPNNNLVLVGSINTPPNAATTDALIVYTDINGNTIWQKRYGGNALDYATDVAYDGSNIIVCGRTESYGAGDSDAWLLKLNLSGDTLWTKTFGGAAFDDAQTIIAVNNEYVITGGTYSFAAGQYDDAWVIKLDSSGKQLWRKTYGLADRVDWAWTITPDINNGSVVGYVFVGVKNTEEAQPGNARGDLHFVKIDLSGNVVWDKTIQGTPWRREGYSVKQLSDRGFIISGYKLDPTAQSQQMYVLKTDNAGDVVWDTAYGNIDSSYQALDIVATNDGGWAITGAVFKPGQPIRYIFVTKYSNNPTGIAFSSLNNSDWEVYPNPSTDGLVHVRFANAEVQKLRLLSIDGSTIKEYEASYLSKNNVDFSIKVKGLYILEVATNKGVVRRMVNVL, encoded by the coding sequence ATGAAACAGATTTTATCAACGATCGTTTTGTTGATCTGTTGTGTTGCTGATATTGCGGCACAGCAAATAGATTTCCAGAAAACATATAGTTCTACAGGTCCTAGCAATCAAGGCTCAAGCATTATTGAGCAAGCTAATGGCGATTTTATTATTTGTGGTGTAAGGAGTGTGCCTACCAGCTCTTCTCAGTATATAGGTAGTATTTTTCTTTTCAGGATAAAAAGTAACGGTGATACTATCTGGACCAAAGAGATAGGCACTTTCAATGATAGAGAGTTAGGGTTTGGTATGACACAGCTACCCAATAATAATCTAGTTCTGGTAGGAAGCATCAATACACCGCCTAATGCAGCTACCACTGATGCACTTATTGTGTATACAGACATCAATGGCAATACTATTTGGCAAAAAAGGTATGGGGGCAATGCGTTAGATTATGCAACAGATGTAGCCTATGACGGTAGTAATATCATTGTTTGTGGTAGAACAGAAAGCTATGGAGCAGGAGATTCCGATGCTTGGTTGTTGAAATTGAATCTTAGTGGAGATACACTTTGGACCAAAACCTTTGGAGGTGCTGCTTTTGATGATGCTCAAACTATAATAGCGGTTAATAATGAATATGTAATAACAGGAGGTACTTACAGTTTTGCAGCAGGGCAGTATGATGATGCATGGGTCATTAAGCTAGACAGTTCGGGCAAGCAACTATGGAGAAAGACCTATGGGCTAGCAGATAGAGTAGATTGGGCATGGACGATAACGCCTGATATAAATAACGGTTCTGTGGTAGGTTACGTCTTTGTAGGAGTAAAGAATACTGAAGAGGCACAGCCGGGTAATGCCAGAGGTGATTTACATTTTGTAAAAATAGACCTGTCGGGAAATGTGGTATGGGATAAGACGATACAAGGCACACCTTGGAGAAGAGAAGGATACTCTGTAAAGCAATTAAGCGACAGGGGCTTTATAATATCGGGATATAAACTAGACCCAACAGCTCAAAGCCAACAAATGTATGTGCTAAAAACAGATAACGCAGGAGATGTAGTTTGGGATACTGCATATGGAAATATTGACTCTAGTTATCAAGCATTAGATATTGTGGCTACAAATGATGGTGGATGGGCTATAACAGGTGCCGTATTTAAGCCAGGGCAGCCTATACGGTACATCTTTGTTACTAAGTATAGTAATAACCCAACAGGTATAGCGTTTTCAAGTTTAAATAATTCAGATTGGGAAGTATACCCTAATCCAAGTACTGATGGTTTAGTACACGTACGATTTGCCAATGCTGAGGTACAGAAATTAAGATTGTTGAGTATAGATGGGAGTACAATTAAAGAATATGAAGCATCATATTTAAGTAAAAACAATGTTGACTTTAGTATTAAAGTCAAAGGTCTCTATATATTAGAAGTAGCAACAAACAAGGGGGTAGTGAGAAGAATGGTAAATGTGTTATAA
- a CDS encoding sensor histidine kinase, translating into MSTLKIRYKSIRWLVHIAVWAAYLIVFLLPSIVKADLTGKLYYITHMVVLMSATYINIYVLMKKYFITEKYKAYLLSVTALWVVSLIAIYISGIIFDLSIFKKYFVKKTIAAMMGFSMEFFLLSLFKVAKEWYVKVQKSKELHYEKIQAELGLLRTQLDAHFLFNTLNNIYLLVLNKSDKAADAVLRLSELLSYNIYDGYQKKVKLSKELDFIENYINLQRLRLDDTQRIFYKVNGEANSDIEPLILFNFVENTFKHAYENVLVDGVAYYVYIEITLEGESLTLTTINRYKPNVTVKSDKTGIGNNNTIKRLELTYGDNYSLDVNTEQQIYNVVLKINSLA; encoded by the coding sequence TTGTCAACATTGAAAATAAGATACAAGTCAATAAGGTGGTTGGTTCATATAGCAGTATGGGCTGCCTACCTTATTGTTTTTCTACTGCCTAGCATTGTTAAAGCAGACCTTACAGGTAAGCTTTATTACATCACACATATGGTAGTGTTGATGTCTGCCACTTACATTAATATTTACGTATTAATGAAGAAGTACTTTATTACTGAAAAGTACAAAGCGTATCTTCTTTCTGTTACGGCATTATGGGTAGTAAGTTTGATAGCTATATATATATCTGGCATAATTTTCGACCTGTCGATATTTAAAAAGTATTTCGTAAAAAAGACCATAGCAGCAATGATGGGGTTTTCCATGGAGTTCTTTCTGCTTTCTCTCTTTAAGGTAGCCAAAGAGTGGTATGTGAAAGTGCAAAAATCAAAAGAACTGCATTACGAGAAGATACAAGCAGAGTTAGGGTTGCTACGCACTCAATTAGACGCCCATTTTTTATTCAATACTTTAAATAATATATATCTGCTGGTACTCAATAAGTCGGACAAGGCTGCAGATGCTGTATTGAGATTGTCGGAGTTGTTGAGCTATAATATTTACGATGGGTATCAAAAGAAAGTAAAACTCTCTAAAGAGTTAGATTTTATAGAAAACTATATCAACCTGCAGCGACTAAGATTAGATGATACGCAACGTATTTTTTATAAAGTAAACGGGGAAGCTAATAGTGACATAGAACCTTTAATATTATTCAATTTTGTAGAAAATACATTTAAACACGCTTATGAAAATGTTTTGGTAGATGGAGTCGCCTATTATGTGTATATAGAAATAACATTAGAAGGGGAGTCGCTTACGCTTACAACGATCAATAGATATAAGCCTAATGTAACAGTGAAAAGTGACAAGACTGGCATTGGAAATAATAATACCATAAAACGCTTAGAGCTAACCTATGGAGATAATTATAGCCTTGATGTCAACACAGAGCAACAAATATATAATGTCGTTTTAAAGATCAACTCTTTAGCATGA
- a CDS encoding response regulator, whose translation MINCIVVDDEPYAIELLSKHIAAYEHINLVSKCRNIREAVSVLQSKQIDLMFLDVRMPDVTGMEFLESVSNRPKVILTTAYREYAIEAYEYGVIDYLLKPISFIRFAKAINRFQENITNAKTTNNLLAPVVLRSGSDYHKLIPEHIEYIKSAKEYVSIVCKETKLLVRSSMSSILQQLPEAAFIQTHKSYIVPINKIQSISSSEVLLVNGERIPIGRSYLDDVRKVFSN comes from the coding sequence ATGATAAACTGTATAGTAGTAGATGACGAACCATATGCAATTGAATTGCTTAGTAAGCATATAGCTGCTTATGAGCATATAAATTTGGTTAGTAAGTGCAGAAATATACGAGAGGCGGTTAGTGTGTTACAATCAAAGCAGATAGACTTGATGTTTCTTGATGTAAGAATGCCAGATGTGACTGGTATGGAGTTTTTAGAAAGTGTATCAAATCGCCCTAAAGTAATACTAACAACTGCTTATAGAGAGTATGCTATAGAAGCATATGAATATGGGGTTATTGATTATTTACTAAAGCCAATATCTTTTATAAGGTTTGCTAAAGCTATCAATCGATTTCAGGAAAATATTACTAATGCTAAGACGACAAACAACCTGTTGGCTCCTGTAGTCTTACGGTCGGGTAGCGATTATCATAAGCTCATTCCCGAACATATTGAATATATCAAAAGTGCAAAGGAATATGTCTCTATAGTTTGCAAAGAAACAAAACTACTTGTTCGTAGTTCTATGAGTAGTATATTACAGCAACTACCTGAAGCTGCGTTTATTCAAACGCATAAGTCTTATATCGTTCCTATAAATAAGATACAAAGCATTTCGTCTTCGGAGGTTTTACTAGTAAATGGTGAAAGGATACCTATTGGAAGATCTTATCTTGACGATGTAAGAAAGGTCTTCTCTAATTGA
- a CDS encoding RNA methyltransferase, whose protein sequence is MNQVRKDKLDAVLNRRQADLAVVMENIEDPHNIFAIMRTCDAVGVQDIYVLNTVFEKKRKYGTKSSSSASKWVTMHHFTDMNECVNAVKEKYGRLYATSLKHDSKELHEMDFTQPIALAFGNETNGISDEFVTHCDGTIVIPQVGMIKSLNVSVACAVTLYEAYRQKNKLGHYDGEKKLPDEQYSMLQDKWYTNAKERG, encoded by the coding sequence ATGAATCAAGTAAGAAAAGATAAACTAGATGCTGTGTTAAATAGACGACAGGCTGATTTAGCTGTAGTCATGGAAAACATAGAAGATCCCCACAATATATTTGCAATTATGCGTACTTGTGATGCTGTGGGGGTTCAAGATATCTACGTACTAAATACTGTTTTTGAGAAAAAGAGAAAGTATGGCACTAAAAGTTCTTCAAGTGCTTCTAAATGGGTGACCATGCATCATTTTACAGATATGAATGAATGTGTAAATGCTGTAAAGGAAAAGTATGGAAGGTTGTATGCAACAAGCCTAAAGCATGACTCTAAAGAGTTGCATGAAATGGATTTTACTCAACCTATAGCGTTGGCTTTCGGTAATGAGACGAACGGTATATCAGATGAGTTTGTTACCCATTGTGATGGTACTATAGTAATACCTCAGGTAGGTATGATAAAGTCGCTAAATGTTTCTGTGGCTTGTGCAGTTACTTTATATGAGGCCTATAGGCAGAAAAATAAATTAGGGCATTATGATGGAGAAAAGAAATTGCCTGATGAGCAGTATAGCATGTTGCAAGATAAATGGTATACCAATGCTAAGGAGCGAGGATAA
- a CDS encoding RNA polymerase sigma factor RpoD/SigA, which produces MRQLKITKSITNRESQSLEKYLQEIGKVDLITPEEEVQLAIRIKQGDQIALEKLTKANLRFVVSVAKQYQNQGLSLSDLINEGNLGLIKAAQRFDETRGFKFISYAVWWIRQSILQALAEQSRIVRLPLNKVGLSNKISKAYSQLEQEFEREPSTEELANILEIGTEEVETTLGVAARHVSVDAPFVDSEDNTLLDVLENPNSDSADTELEHHDSLRCEIERSLNTLTERQRDVIKLYFGIGVEHPMSLEDIGEKFSLTRERVRQIKDKAITKLRSTTRCQLLKSYLGT; this is translated from the coding sequence ATGCGTCAGCTAAAAATCACGAAATCCATTACCAATCGTGAGAGCCAATCTCTTGAAAAGTATTTGCAAGAAATTGGTAAAGTAGATTTGATTACTCCCGAAGAAGAAGTGCAATTAGCCATCCGAATCAAACAAGGAGATCAAATAGCGCTAGAGAAACTAACGAAAGCGAATTTACGTTTCGTAGTATCTGTAGCAAAACAATATCAAAACCAAGGCTTATCATTAAGTGACCTTATCAACGAAGGTAACTTAGGTCTTATCAAAGCAGCTCAGCGCTTTGACGAAACAAGAGGTTTCAAATTCATCTCTTATGCTGTATGGTGGATTCGTCAATCTATCCTGCAAGCACTTGCAGAACAATCACGTATCGTTCGTCTACCTCTTAACAAAGTTGGTCTATCTAACAAAATCAGCAAAGCATACTCTCAACTAGAGCAAGAGTTTGAACGTGAGCCATCAACTGAAGAGCTTGCCAATATTCTTGAAATAGGTACTGAAGAAGTAGAAACAACACTAGGTGTTGCTGCTCGTCACGTATCTGTGGATGCTCCTTTCGTAGATAGCGAAGACAACACGCTACTTGACGTATTGGAAAACCCTAACTCTGACTCAGCAGATACAGAACTTGAGCATCATGATTCTCTTCGTTGTGAAATAGAGCGTTCTCTTAATACTTTAACAGAGCGTCAAAGAGATGTTATTAAACTTTACTTTGGTATTGGTGTTGAGCATCCAATGAGCTTAGAAGACATCGGAGAAAAGTTCTCTCTAACTCGTGAGCGTGTACGTCAAATTAAAGACAAAGCAATTACAAAACTTCGTTCTACAACACGTTGTCAATTATTAAAATCATATCTAGGTACTTAA
- a CDS encoding START-like domain-containing protein, whose protein sequence is MLKKEIYSLEFPIRCSPSILYEFLSTPNGLQEWFADKVDQRDNIFHFTWNGSTDTAELIENFENDYVRFRWDHYNDDEFFEFRIEQSPVTNETILTITDFADKYEIADNESLWQSQVSDLKHRIGS, encoded by the coding sequence ATGCTTAAGAAAGAAATTTACTCACTAGAATTCCCAATAAGATGTTCGCCAAGTATATTGTACGAATTTCTGTCTACCCCAAATGGTTTGCAAGAGTGGTTTGCGGATAAGGTTGACCAACGTGATAATATTTTCCACTTTACTTGGAATGGTTCTACAGATACAGCAGAGCTGATCGAAAATTTTGAGAATGATTATGTGAGGTTTAGATGGGATCATTATAATGATGATGAGTTTTTTGAGTTTAGAATTGAACAAAGTCCGGTAACGAACGAAACCATACTCACAATCACTGATTTTGCCGATAAATACGAAATTGCTGATAATGAGAGCTTGTGGCAATCTCAAGTAAGTGACTTGAAACATCGTATAGGAAGCTAA
- a CDS encoding LptF/LptG family permease, translating into MIKKLDILIIRSFIGPFIVTFFVTLFIFVMQFFWLYMDELLGKGLGPWLIIQLLVLMSATLVPFALPLCILLASIMTFGNMGENFELVAIKSAGISLVRFIRPLFVFILFISGIAFIFNNNVIPFANLKALSLLYDLRHSKPTFNIKEGQFNKDIDRYSIRVGEKDNDGKTIRNIIIYDHTSGNGNDKVTVAEEGEMIPAANKQFMIFRLKDGWRYEESINRNSSQNKEQIRMYFKKWDKVFDLSSFKINRTNEDLFKNAYQMMNVSQLKEGIDSFKRYEAGIPEKLKIYLGPYITMLLRGDDRDTLIKRVALLDASTRQYDSTFLETIPMQYRHKVLQLVASNVRNSQSMVRVTNSDKILKGGNFMNFLVEWHKKFILSFACIVLFLIGAPLGAIIRKGGIGMPLVIAIVFFVIYHILSVTGEKMAKTGSVPTWMGMWMATAVLLPIAFLLIYQARNDANVLSKDWYLKVLKAFKSIVPSKKQ; encoded by the coding sequence TTGATCAAGAAACTGGACATACTCATCATCCGTAGTTTTATCGGCCCTTTTATTGTAACGTTCTTCGTCACGTTATTTATATTCGTCATGCAGTTTTTCTGGCTGTATATGGACGAGCTTCTGGGCAAAGGACTTGGGCCTTGGCTTATTATCCAGTTACTGGTACTCATGTCTGCAACCTTAGTACCGTTTGCATTACCTCTCTGTATTTTATTGGCCTCTATAATGACCTTTGGTAATATGGGGGAGAATTTCGAGCTGGTAGCCATCAAGTCTGCAGGTATATCATTGGTGAGGTTTATTAGGCCTTTGTTCGTTTTTATACTCTTTATTAGTGGTATAGCTTTCATTTTCAATAACAATGTTATCCCTTTTGCTAACCTAAAGGCCTTGTCGTTGTTGTATGATCTCCGGCATTCTAAGCCAACATTTAATATTAAAGAAGGTCAGTTTAATAAGGATATTGATAGATATTCTATAAGAGTAGGAGAGAAGGATAATGACGGAAAGACCATAAGGAATATTATTATCTACGATCATACTTCTGGCAATGGTAATGATAAGGTTACGGTTGCAGAGGAAGGGGAAATGATACCTGCTGCTAACAAGCAGTTTATGATCTTTAGACTTAAAGATGGTTGGAGGTACGAAGAGTCAATTAATAGAAACTCTTCACAGAATAAAGAGCAGATAAGAATGTACTTTAAGAAATGGGACAAGGTTTTTGACTTGTCTTCATTTAAGATAAACCGTACGAACGAAGACCTATTCAAAAATGCCTATCAGATGATGAATGTGAGTCAGCTGAAGGAAGGTATTGATAGTTTTAAACGCTATGAGGCGGGTATACCCGAGAAACTTAAAATTTATTTAGGGCCCTATATTACTATGTTATTAAGGGGAGATGACAGGGATACTCTGATAAAGAGAGTTGCTCTATTAGATGCAAGTACACGTCAGTACGATTCTACATTTTTGGAGACAATACCTATGCAATACAGGCATAAAGTATTACAATTAGTAGCTTCAAACGTGAGGAATAGCCAAAGTATGGTGAGAGTGACCAATTCTGATAAAATATTGAAGGGAGGGAATTTTATGAACTTCCTAGTAGAGTGGCATAAAAAGTTCATACTGTCTTTTGCTTGTATTGTTCTGTTTTTGATAGGAGCTCCACTAGGTGCCATAATACGTAAAGGAGGCATAGGAATGCCATTGGTTATTGCTATAGTGTTCTTTGTGATTTATCATATACTTTCTGTTACAGGAGAAAAAATGGCCAAAACAGGATCTGTACCAACATGGATGGGTATGTGGATGGCCACAGCCGTGCTATTACCTATAGCTTTTTTGCTTATTTATCAAGCACGTAATGATGCTAATGTTTTGAGTAAGGATTGGTATCTTAAAGTGTTAAAAGCCTTTAAGTCTATAGTGCCAAGCAAAAAACAATAG
- a CDS encoding phosphatase PAP2 family protein, with translation MGVSKPYSSYNSYFLIPFFIWVLVGAVFQFYYTQEELFKVINLNHSPVLDVAMSSLTLLGEGVVTTIILLSLFAFKRFRNWWYFIAALACNILPSILTQIVKSYVGAPRPLKFFAEAQWIHILPHWQHAFERSFPSGHTTAAFCFFTFISFLLPQKYKAIGVVFLLLALSTAYSRVYLAVHFFEDVYIGSIIGVLFTTFIISLMNKYQAVFFKKNK, from the coding sequence TTGGGAGTATCCAAGCCATATAGCTCATATAACAGTTATTTCCTGATCCCATTTTTTATTTGGGTACTTGTAGGGGCTGTATTTCAGTTTTACTACACACAGGAAGAGTTATTTAAAGTGATCAACCTTAACCATTCTCCAGTACTTGATGTAGCGATGAGCAGTTTAACATTGCTAGGTGAAGGAGTAGTGACAACCATTATTTTACTATCACTTTTTGCATTTAAAAGATTTAGGAACTGGTGGTATTTTATAGCCGCTTTAGCTTGTAATATATTGCCAAGCATTCTTACACAGATAGTAAAAAGCTATGTGGGAGCTCCTAGGCCGTTAAAGTTTTTCGCCGAGGCTCAATGGATCCATATATTACCTCATTGGCAGCATGCTTTTGAGCGTAGCTTCCCTTCTGGTCACACAACGGCTGCCTTTTGTTTTTTTACATTTATTTCTTTTCTGCTACCGCAGAAGTATAAAGCTATTGGGGTAGTCTTTCTTCTTTTGGCATTATCTACAGCCTATTCCAGGGTTTATCTTGCGGTGCATTTTTTTGAAGACGTATATATTGGTAGCATTATTGGCGTGCTATTTACAACATTCATTATTAGTTTGATGAATAAGTATCAAGCAGTCTTCTTTAAGAAGAATAAGTAA
- a CDS encoding glycosyltransferase family 39 protein: MSTTVKYLLIIVIGSLLFFPYLGQVHLFDWDEINFAECAREMILTDNYLQVQINFRPFWEKPPLFIWMQVLSMKAFGINDYAARFPNAFIGVLTLVSLFYVGKRIVNEKMAMWWVLIYAASWLPHFYFKSGIIDPLFNLLIFLAFFQTYLVKVGQKRSLHNILAGVFLGLAVLTKGPAAILIAILAFGVYIIINRGLKGYKILDIAIIALVALSTTSLWFGFEIINNGWWFVNEFIVYQIRLLRTQDAGHGGPFFYHFVILLLGCFPASVFLFQYSRKGGVTTVATKDFTRWMWIMFWVVLLLFSIVKTKIVHYSSLCYFPLTYLAALAAYKLAVGETKIKGIIRVLLLFIGSVVAIAITALPLIGINKEKLIRLIDDPFAVANLQADVSWSYTEAMWGILYLIGIWVAAYLLIKNFKKGLIALCVVQLIIIQVTVLHFTPKIEAFSQRAAIDFYEEFVGKDVYVHVLGYKSYAHYFYTKKQVPTNDKHDDEKWLLTGDIDKPAYFICKITAADSYRSYTQLEEIGEKNGFVFFKRK, from the coding sequence ATGTCTACTACTGTTAAGTATCTACTGATAATTGTCATAGGTTCACTTTTATTCTTTCCTTATTTAGGTCAGGTTCACCTTTTTGATTGGGATGAGATCAACTTTGCTGAATGCGCAAGGGAAATGATACTTACAGATAATTATCTGCAAGTGCAGATAAACTTCAGGCCTTTTTGGGAAAAACCACCTCTCTTTATATGGATGCAGGTGCTTTCTATGAAGGCTTTTGGTATTAATGACTATGCAGCGCGCTTTCCTAATGCTTTTATAGGTGTGCTAACATTAGTTTCATTGTTTTATGTGGGTAAGCGTATAGTAAATGAGAAAATGGCTATGTGGTGGGTGTTAATATATGCAGCATCATGGTTGCCTCATTTTTATTTTAAATCAGGTATAATTGATCCTCTTTTCAATTTATTGATATTCTTAGCCTTTTTTCAGACCTATTTAGTAAAGGTAGGGCAGAAAAGGTCACTCCATAATATACTTGCCGGCGTCTTTTTAGGTTTAGCAGTGCTCACAAAGGGCCCTGCGGCCATTCTTATAGCCATTTTGGCTTTTGGAGTGTATATCATCATAAACAGGGGGCTGAAAGGGTATAAGATACTAGATATAGCCATTATTGCTCTTGTTGCGCTATCGACTACTTCTTTATGGTTTGGTTTTGAGATTATAAATAATGGATGGTGGTTTGTTAATGAGTTTATTGTTTATCAAATAAGGTTGTTAAGAACACAAGATGCGGGACATGGCGGACCGTTCTTCTATCATTTCGTTATATTATTGCTTGGTTGTTTTCCTGCATCTGTTTTTTTATTTCAGTATTCAAGAAAGGGTGGTGTTACAACTGTAGCAACAAAGGATTTTACTAGATGGATGTGGATAATGTTCTGGGTTGTTCTTCTTTTATTCTCTATTGTTAAGACCAAGATCGTTCATTATTCTTCTCTTTGTTATTTCCCGCTTACTTATTTGGCTGCTCTAGCAGCATATAAGCTTGCTGTTGGGGAGACCAAGATAAAAGGTATAATACGAGTACTCTTGCTGTTTATAGGCTCTGTAGTCGCTATTGCTATTACAGCGCTACCGCTAATAGGTATCAATAAAGAAAAATTAATTCGGCTAATAGATGATCCATTTGCTGTTGCTAATTTGCAAGCAGATGTTAGTTGGAGCTATACTGAAGCAATGTGGGGTATATTATACCTTATTGGTATATGGGTGGCTGCATATTTATTGATAAAGAACTTCAAAAAGGGGCTTATAGCATTATGTGTAGTTCAGCTTATCATTATTCAAGTTACGGTGCTACATTTTACACCTAAAATAGAAGCGTTTTCTCAACGTGCTGCTATTGATTTTTATGAAGAATTTGTAGGTAAAGATGTTTATGTACATGTGTTAGGGTACAAAAGTTATGCTCATTACTTCTATACTAAAAAGCAAGTACCAACAAATGATAAGCATGATGATGAGAAGTGGTTATTGACAGGTGATATAGATAAGCCAGCCTATTTTATTTGTAAAATAACGGCAGCAGATAGTTACAGGTCCTATACACAACTCGAAGAAATAGGGGAGAAAAATGGATTTGTATTCTTTAAAAGGAAGTAA